Proteins from a single region of Neodiprion virginianus isolate iyNeoVirg1 chromosome 4, iyNeoVirg1.1, whole genome shotgun sequence:
- the LOC124301974 gene encoding centrin-3-like, with protein MAEQANPTNAASKKIRQLSEDEKIHIKEAFDLLDTDKDGFIDYYEMKAATRALGLEAKKAQILSIMRTYDPPHGNKIGYEDFYYIISDKMAKRNPLDELKYAFTLFTADTNSNKISLKNLQEVNQRTGSGLTDDEMQSMIEEFDTDLDGLIDEAEFMEIMTKSENWA; from the exons ATGGCGGAACAAGCC AATCCAACGAACGCAGCCAGTAAAAAGATACGGCAGCTTTctgaggatgaaaaaattcacattaaAGAAGCTTTTGATTTGTTGGATACTGATAAGGATGGGTTCATTGATTATTACGAGATGAAGGCTGCCACTCGAGCCCTGGGCTTGGAAGCTAAAAAAGCAcaaattttgtcaattatGCGAACTTACGATCCGCCACATGGGAATAAAATTGGCTATGAAGATTTCTACTACATAA TATCAGATAAAATGGCTAAGAGAAATCCTTTGGATGAACTAAAGTACGCGTTTACGCTCTTCACTGCTGatacaaattcgaataaaataagtttaaaaaatttacaagaaGTAAATCAGAGAACTGGAAGTGGATTAACGGACGATGAAATGCAATCTATGATTGAAGAGTTTGACACTGATCTTGACGGTTTAA TTGACGAAGCTGAGTTTATGGAGATCATGACCAAATCCGAAAATTGGGCTTAA